The following nucleotide sequence is from Microbacterium arborescens.
CGACTTCGAAGGGGACGAACTCGACTTCCTGTCGACCCACAAGGGAATGCCGCGCGAGCAGGTGCAGCAGATGCTCGACAATGTCACCGGCGTCGCGAAGGATGCGGGGCTGGAATACCACTTCGACATCCTCAAGCACACCAACACGGTCAAGGCGCACGAGCTGCTGCACGCCGCGAAGGCGCAGGGTCGTCAGCATGAGATGGCCGAGCGCCTGATGGCGGCGTACTTCACCGAAGGGCGCCACGTGGGACGCATCGACGATCTCGTCGAGCTCGCCGGCGAGGTCGGCCTCGATCGCGACGCCATCCGTGCCGCGCTCGAATCGGGCGAGCACCTGCCGGCCGTCCGCGCAGATCAGGACCAGGCGCGCGCCTACGGCATCAACGGGGTCCCGTTCTTCGTCATCGACGGGCGCTACGGGGTCTCGGGCGCGCAGCCCGCCGAAGCCTTCGCGCAGATCGCCCGTCAGGTGTGGGCTGAGCGCAGCGGCGTCGAAGCCGCGGGCTGAGCGGGCGCGCGGGCAGGATCAGCGCGGGAGGTTCGCCTCGATCACGGCGACGATCTCGGGCGCATCCGGCTTCGTCTGCGGACGGAACCGGTGCACCTCGCCGTCGGGTGTGATCACGAACTTCTCGAAGTTCCACATCACGGGGCCGCGAGCGCCCTCCTCATTGCGGATCTTCTTCAGCGCCTTGTACAGCGGAGCGGCGTGAGAGCCGTTGACCCGGATCTTGTCCATGATGGGGAAGCTCACCCCCCAGGTCATCGCGCAGTAGTCGAGGATCTCCTCCATCGAACCCGGCTCCTGCCCCATGAACTGATTGCAGGGGAACCCGATGACCTGCAGACCGCGCTCGCCATATGTCCGCTGCAGCTGCTCGAGCTGCTCGTACTGGGGCGTCAGCCCGCACTTGGAGGCGACATTGACGACGAGCAGGACACCGTCTCCGAGGTCGTCGAGCGTGGTAGCGGTGCCGTCTGCAGCGGAGAACGGGATCGAACGGATGTCGGTGGTCGCTTCGGTCACGTCCCCAGGCTACGCCCGGCCGCCTTCCGGTGTCCGTCCTTCTGGGAGAATGATCTGGTGAGTACCGTCCTGTCCGCTTCGCCGCGTCTGCGGATCGGCCCGATCGCCCTGGACGCCCCCGTCGTGCTGGCCCCGATGGCCGGGATCACGAACACCGCGTTCCGCCGGCTCTGCCGCGAGTACGGGGCAGGGCTCTACGTCAGCGAGATGATCACGACGCGGGCCCTCGTCGAGCGCAACGCCACAACGATGCGCCTGATCACCCATCACGAGTCCGAGAAGCCGCGCTCCATCCAGCTCTACGGCGTCGACCCCGCGACGACCGAGGCCGCCGTGCGTCTGCTGGTCGAGGAGGATCGTGCCGATCACATCGACCTCAACTTCGGGTGCCCCGTGCCCAAGGTGACGCGCAAGGGCGGGGGAGCGGCTCTGCCGTGGAAGCTCGACCTGTTCCGCGACATCGTGACGCGCGCCGCGCGCGCCGCGGGCGACGTGCCGCTGACGGTGAAGATGCGCAAGGGCATCGACTCTGACCACCTGACCTACCTCGACGCGGGCCGCATCGCCGAGGACGCCGGGGTGTCGGCCGTC
It contains:
- a CDS encoding glutathione peroxidase, which translates into the protein MTEATTDIRSIPFSAADGTATTLDDLGDGVLLVVNVASKCGLTPQYEQLEQLQRTYGERGLQVIGFPCNQFMGQEPGSMEEILDYCAMTWGVSFPIMDKIRVNGSHAAPLYKALKKIRNEEGARGPVMWNFEKFVITPDGEVHRFRPQTKPDAPEIVAVIEANLPR
- a CDS encoding DsbA family oxidoreductase; protein product: MTDAIKIDVWSDIACPWCYIGKRNLESGLAATADDDDAPRVEVTFHSFELSPDTPVDFEGDELDFLSTHKGMPREQVQQMLDNVTGVAKDAGLEYHFDILKHTNTVKAHELLHAAKAQGRQHEMAERLMAAYFTEGRHVGRIDDLVELAGEVGLDRDAIRAALESGEHLPAVRADQDQARAYGINGVPFFVIDGRYGVSGAQPAEAFAQIARQVWAERSGVEAAG